Proteins encoded within one genomic window of Citrobacter amalonaticus Y19:
- the eutR gene encoding HTH-type transcriptional regulator EutR encodes MKKTRSASLHHLYHEALPEDVKLTPKVEVDNVHQRRTTDVYEHALTITAWQQIYDQLHPGKFHGEFTEILLDDIQVFREYTGLALRQSCLVWPNSFWFGIPATRGEQGFIGAQCLGSAEIATRPGGTEFELSTPDDYTILGVVISEDVISRQAQFLHNPERVLHMLRNQSALEVKEQHKAALWGFVQQALATFSENPENLHQPAVRKVLGDNLLLAMGMMLEDAHPINSAESISHQGYRKLLSRAREYVLENMSEPLTVLDLCNQLHVSRRTLQNAFHAILGIGPNAWLKRIRLNAVRRELISPWSQSTTVKDAAMQWGFWHLGQFATDYQQLFAEKPSLTLHQRMRQWM; translated from the coding sequence ATGAAAAAGACCCGTTCAGCCAGTTTGCACCATCTTTATCATGAAGCGTTACCCGAAGACGTTAAACTCACGCCAAAGGTTGAAGTGGACAACGTTCACCAGCGGCGAACCACGGATGTTTATGAGCACGCTCTGACGATCACCGCCTGGCAGCAGATTTACGATCAGCTGCATCCGGGGAAGTTTCATGGCGAATTCACGGAAATCCTGCTCGATGATATTCAGGTTTTTCGCGAGTACACCGGACTGGCGCTGCGTCAGTCCTGCCTGGTATGGCCGAACTCGTTCTGGTTTGGCATTCCGGCCACGCGCGGCGAGCAGGGATTTATTGGCGCGCAGTGTCTTGGCAGCGCCGAGATTGCTACCCGCCCGGGCGGTACGGAGTTCGAGCTGAGCACGCCGGATGATTACACGATCCTCGGGGTGGTTATCTCGGAAGATGTGATTTCCCGCCAGGCACAGTTTTTACATAATCCGGAAAGGGTGCTGCATATGCTGCGCAACCAGTCGGCGCTGGAGGTCAAAGAGCAGCACAAGGCGGCGCTGTGGGGCTTTGTTCAGCAGGCGCTGGCGACCTTTAGCGAGAACCCGGAGAATCTTCATCAACCCGCAGTGCGTAAGGTGCTGGGGGATAACCTGCTGCTGGCGATGGGCATGATGCTGGAGGACGCGCATCCTATCAACTCGGCGGAGAGCATCAGCCATCAAGGCTACCGCAAACTGCTCTCGCGGGCGCGGGAGTATGTGCTGGAGAATATGTCGGAGCCGTTGACGGTGCTCGACCTCTGCAACCAGCTCCACGTCAGCCGCCGTACGTTGCAGAATGCATTTCACGCCATTCTGGGCATTGGGCCGAATGCGTGGCTGAAGCGGATCCGCCTGAATGCGGTGCGGCGAGAATTAATCAGCCCGTGGTCGCAGAGTACGACGGTCAAGGATGCGGCAATGCAGTGGGGGTTCTGGCATTTAGGGCAGTTCGCCACCGACTACCAGCAACTGTTCGCCGAGAAGCCGTCGCTGACGTTGCACCAGCGAATGCGCCAGTGGATGTAG
- the eutK gene encoding ethanolamine utilization microcompartment protein EutK, translating to MINALGLLEVEGMVAAVDASDAMLKAANVNLLSHEVLDPGKVTLVVEGDLAACRAALDAGSAAAQRTGRVISRKEIGRPDDDTQWLIGGFKRASKPPEQKNAPKPEAPARSEYADALLAQLATVRQGMTAGEVAAHFGWPLEEARNALEQLFTDGALRKRSSRYRLKN from the coding sequence ATGATCAATGCACTGGGGTTACTGGAAGTGGAGGGCATGGTTGCCGCCGTTGATGCGTCGGATGCCATGCTGAAAGCCGCCAACGTCAACCTGCTGAGCCATGAAGTGCTTGACCCGGGCAAGGTGACGCTGGTGGTGGAAGGCGATCTGGCGGCATGTCGCGCGGCGCTGGATGCCGGAAGCGCCGCGGCACAGCGGACAGGCCGTGTCATCAGCCGCAAAGAAATTGGTCGGCCAGACGACGATACCCAGTGGCTGATCGGCGGATTTAAGCGTGCGTCGAAACCCCCTGAGCAGAAGAACGCGCCGAAGCCTGAAGCGCCTGCGCGGTCTGAATACGCCGACGCGCTGCTGGCACAGCTCGCCACAGTGCGTCAGGGCATGACGGCAGGAGAGGTCGCCGCGCACTTTGGCTGGCCGCTTGAAGAGGCCAGAAACGCGCTGGAACAGCTCTTTACTGACGGGGCGTTGCGTAAACGCAGTAGTCGCTATCGCTTAAAAAATTAA
- the eutL gene encoding ethanolamine utilization microcompartment protein EutL produces the protein MPALDLIRPSVSAMRVIASVNDGFARELKLPPHIRSLGLITADSDDVTYIAADEATKQAMVEVVYGRSLYAGAAHGPSPTAGEVLIMLGGPNPAEVRAGLDAMVAHIEGGAAFQWANDAENTAFLAHVVSRTGSYLSSTAGIALGDPLAYLVAPPLEATYGIDAAMKSADVQLVTYVPPPSETNYSAAFLTGSQAACKAACNAFADAVLDIARNPVQRA, from the coding sequence ATGCCAGCATTAGATTTGATTCGACCCTCGGTCAGCGCAATGCGCGTGATTGCTTCCGTGAACGACGGGTTTGCACGTGAACTTAAATTACCGCCGCATATACGTAGCCTCGGTCTCATCACGGCAGATTCTGATGACGTCACGTATATTGCCGCAGACGAAGCGACAAAACAGGCAATGGTTGAAGTGGTGTATGGCCGTTCGCTGTACGCCGGGGCCGCACACGGACCGTCACCGACGGCCGGTGAAGTGTTGATTATGTTGGGGGGACCGAACCCGGCGGAAGTGCGCGCCGGTCTGGATGCGATGGTCGCGCATATTGAAGGCGGCGCGGCGTTCCAGTGGGCGAACGATGCAGAAAACACGGCGTTTCTGGCGCACGTGGTGTCGCGCACCGGTTCTTATCTCTCGTCAACGGCAGGCATTGCGCTGGGCGATCCGCTGGCCTATCTGGTGGCACCGCCGCTGGAAGCAACGTATGGCATTGATGCGGCGATGAAATCTGCCGATGTACAACTGGTGACCTACGTGCCGCCACCGTCGGAAACCAACTACTCGGCGGCGTTTTTGACTGGCAGTCAGGCTGCCTGTAAAGCCGCCTGCAATGCCTTTGCCGATGCGGTTCTGGATATCGCCCGTAACCCTGTTCAGCGCGCGTAA
- the eutC gene encoding ethanolamine ammonia-lyase subunit EutC: MDQKQIEEIVRSVMASMGQTEPQTAAPSPQSCNQAQCAAPSSAESCALDLGSAEAKAWIGVENPHRAEVLTELRRSTAARVCTGRAGPRPRTQALLRFLADHSRSKDTVLKEVPEEWVKAQGLLEVRSEISDKNLYLTRPDMGRRLSQEAIDALKSQCVANPDVQVVVSDGLSTDAITANYEEILPPLLAGLKQAGLKVGTPFFVRYGRVKIEDQIGEILGAKVVILLVGERPGLGQSESLSCYAVYSPKVATTVEADRTCISNIHQGGTPPVEAAAVIVDLAKRMLEQKASGINMTR, translated from the coding sequence ATGGATCAAAAACAGATTGAAGAAATTGTACGCAGCGTGATGGCGTCAATGGGACAGACCGAGCCGCAGACCGCCGCCCCGTCGCCACAGTCCTGCAACCAGGCACAGTGCGCGGCGCCGTCCAGTGCAGAAAGCTGCGCGCTGGATCTGGGCTCCGCAGAAGCGAAAGCCTGGATTGGCGTGGAGAATCCGCACCGCGCGGAGGTGCTGACTGAACTGCGCCGCAGCACGGCAGCCCGCGTGTGTACAGGGCGTGCCGGGCCGCGCCCGCGTACTCAGGCGCTGCTGCGCTTTCTTGCCGACCACTCCCGCTCGAAAGACACCGTACTGAAAGAGGTGCCGGAAGAGTGGGTGAAAGCCCAGGGGCTGCTGGAAGTGCGCTCGGAAATCAGTGACAAAAATCTCTATCTGACGCGCCCGGATATGGGTCGCCGTCTGAGCCAGGAAGCCATTGACGCGCTGAAATCGCAGTGTGTCGCGAACCCGGATGTTCAGGTGGTGGTGTCTGACGGTCTGTCTACCGATGCGATCACGGCGAACTATGAAGAGATCCTGCCACCGCTGCTGGCCGGTCTGAAGCAGGCCGGACTGAAGGTCGGGACACCGTTCTTTGTTCGCTATGGCCGCGTGAAGATTGAAGACCAGATCGGCGAGATCCTCGGCGCGAAGGTGGTGATTCTGCTCGTTGGTGAACGCCCAGGGTTGGGGCAATCAGAAAGTCTCTCCTGCTATGCGGTCTATTCACCGAAAGTGGCGACCACCGTTGAGGCCGACCGTACCTGTATTTCCAACATCCACCAGGGCGGCACGCCGCCGGTAGAAGCGGCCGCCGTGATCGTGGATTTGGCCAAACGTATGCTGGAGCAGAAAGCGTCCGGCATCAACATGACCCGTTAA
- the eutB gene encoding ethanolamine ammonia-lyase subunit alpha — translation MKLKTTLFGNVYQFKDVKEVLAKANELRSGDVLAGVAAQSSQERVAAKQVLSEMTVADIRNNPVISYEEDCVTRLIQDDVNETAYNRIKNWSISELREHVLSDDTSVDDIAFTRKGLTSEVVAAVAKICSNADLIYGGKKMPIIKKANTTIGIPGTFSCRLQPNDTRDDVQSIAAQIYEGLSFGAGDAVIGVNPVTDDVENLRRVLDTVYGVIDKFNIPTQGCVLAHVTTQIEAIRRGAPGGLIFQSICGSEKGLKEFGVELAMLDEARAVGAEFNRIAGENCLYFETGQGSALSAGANFGADQVTMEARNYGLARHYDPFLVNTVVGFIGPEYLYNDRQIIRAGLEDHFMGKLSGISMGCDCCYTNHADADQNLNENLMILLATAGCNYIMGMPLGDDIMLNYQTTAFHDTATVRQLLNLRPSPEFERWLETMGIMANGRLTKRAGDPSLFF, via the coding sequence ATGAAACTAAAGACCACATTGTTCGGCAATGTTTATCAGTTTAAGGATGTAAAAGAGGTGCTGGCAAAAGCCAACGAACTGCGTTCGGGGGATGTGCTGGCCGGCGTCGCGGCGCAAAGTTCGCAGGAACGCGTGGCGGCGAAACAGGTGTTGTCGGAAATGACGGTGGCGGATATTCGCAACAACCCGGTGATTTCCTATGAAGAGGACTGCGTCACGCGTCTGATTCAGGACGACGTCAACGAAACGGCCTACAACCGCATTAAGAACTGGAGCATCAGCGAACTGCGTGAGCACGTGCTGAGCGATGACACCTCGGTTGATGATATTGCCTTTACGCGTAAAGGGCTGACCTCGGAAGTGGTGGCGGCGGTGGCGAAGATCTGCTCTAACGCCGATCTGATCTACGGCGGCAAGAAAATGCCGATTATCAAAAAGGCCAACACCACGATCGGCATTCCGGGCACCTTCAGCTGTCGTTTGCAGCCGAACGACACCCGTGACGATGTGCAGAGTATTGCCGCACAAATCTACGAAGGTCTCTCTTTCGGTGCCGGCGATGCGGTGATTGGCGTCAACCCGGTGACCGATGACGTGGAGAACTTACGCCGCGTACTGGACACCGTTTACGGGGTAATCGACAAGTTCAACATTCCGACCCAGGGCTGCGTGCTGGCACACGTCACCACCCAGATTGAAGCGATTCGTCGCGGCGCGCCGGGCGGACTGATCTTCCAGAGTATCTGCGGCAGCGAAAAGGGCTTAAAAGAGTTCGGCGTGGAACTGGCCATGCTGGACGAAGCGCGGGCGGTGGGGGCGGAGTTTAACCGCATCGCCGGAGAAAACTGCCTGTACTTCGAAACCGGACAGGGTTCGGCGCTCTCCGCCGGGGCGAACTTCGGCGCGGACCAGGTGACAATGGAAGCCCGTAACTACGGTCTGGCGCGTCACTACGATCCGTTCCTGGTCAACACCGTGGTGGGCTTTATCGGGCCTGAGTATCTCTACAACGACCGGCAGATCATTCGTGCCGGTCTGGAAGACCACTTTATGGGCAAGCTGAGCGGCATCTCGATGGGCTGTGACTGCTGCTACACCAACCATGCCGATGCCGATCAGAACCTCAACGAAAACCTGATGATTCTGCTCGCCACCGCGGGCTGCAACTACATCATGGGTATGCCGCTTGGCGACGACATCATGCTCAACTACCAGACCACCGCATTCCACGATACCGCGACCGTACGCCAGTTGCTGAATCTGCGTCCGTCGCCGGAATTTGAACGCTGGCTGGAAACGATGGGCATTATGGCAAATGGTCGCCTGACCAAACGGGCGGGCGATCCGTCACTGTTCTTCTGA
- the eutA gene encoding ethanolamine ammonia-lyase reactivating factor EutA, translating into MNTRQLLSVGIDIGTTTTQVIFSRLELVNRAAVSQVPRYEFIKRDISWQSPVFFTPVDKQGGLREDELKALILAQYQAAGIAPESVDSGAIIITGESAKTRNARPAVMTLSQSLGDFVVASAGPHLESVIAGHGAGAQTLSEQRMCRVLNIDIGGGTSNYALFDAGKVSGTACLNVGGRLLETDGQGRVVHAHQPGQQIVDEVFGAGTDARSLTVSQLGQIAQRMASLIVEVIDGTLSPLAQTLMQTGLLPAGAKPEVITLSGGVGECYRNLPADPFCFSDIGPLLATALHEHPRLREMNVQFPAQTVRATVIGAGAHTLSLSGSTIWLEGVQLPLRNLPVAIPVDDADLVSAWQQALMQLDLDPQTDAYVLALPASLPVRYAALLTVIDALLAFIARYPNPHPLLVVAEQDFGKALGMLLRPQLQQLPLAVIDEVIVRAGDYIDIGTPLFGGSVVPVTVKSLAFPS; encoded by the coding sequence GTGAACACGCGCCAGCTACTGAGCGTCGGTATCGATATCGGCACCACGACCACTCAGGTGATCTTCTCGCGCCTGGAACTGGTTAATCGCGCGGCTGTGTCGCAGGTGCCTCGTTACGAATTTATTAAACGCGACATTAGCTGGCAAAGCCCGGTCTTCTTTACCCCCGTCGATAAGCAGGGCGGGTTGCGGGAGGACGAACTTAAGGCGCTGATCCTTGCCCAGTATCAGGCGGCGGGGATCGCCCCGGAATCGGTCGATTCAGGGGCCATCATCATCACCGGCGAGAGTGCGAAAACCCGCAACGCGCGTCCGGCGGTGATGACGCTCTCTCAGTCGCTTGGCGACTTTGTGGTCGCCAGCGCCGGACCGCATCTGGAATCAGTGATTGCCGGTCACGGTGCCGGGGCGCAAACCCTGTCTGAGCAACGGATGTGTCGGGTACTGAATATCGACATCGGTGGCGGCACCTCGAATTACGCCCTGTTCGATGCCGGCAAGGTGAGCGGCACCGCCTGTCTGAACGTCGGCGGGCGTCTGCTGGAAACCGACGGTCAGGGACGCGTCGTGCATGCCCATCAGCCCGGACAACAGATTGTTGACGAGGTGTTCGGTGCCGGTACCGACGCCCGTTCGTTGACGGTCTCGCAGTTAGGGCAGATAGCGCAGCGGATGGCGAGTCTGATCGTGGAAGTGATCGACGGTACGTTGTCGCCGCTGGCGCAAACGCTGATGCAAACCGGGTTACTGCCGGCGGGCGCGAAGCCGGAGGTCATCACCCTGTCCGGCGGCGTCGGGGAGTGCTATCGCAACCTGCCTGCCGACCCGTTCTGTTTTTCTGATATTGGGCCGCTGCTGGCGACGGCGCTACATGAGCACCCGCGTCTGCGCGAGATGAACGTGCAGTTCCCGGCGCAAACCGTGCGCGCCACGGTGATTGGCGCGGGGGCGCACACGCTTTCGCTCTCCGGCAGCACCATCTGGCTGGAAGGGGTTCAACTGCCGCTGCGCAATCTGCCGGTGGCGATCCCGGTGGATGACGCCGATCTGGTGAGCGCGTGGCAACAGGCGCTGATGCAGCTCGATCTGGATCCACAGACTGACGCATACGTACTGGCGCTTCCCGCCTCGTTGCCGGTGCGTTACGCCGCATTACTCACGGTCATCGACGCGCTGCTCGCGTTTATCGCGCGTTATCCGAATCCGCATCCCCTGCTGGTGGTGGCCGAGCAGGACTTTGGTAAAGCGCTGGGCATGCTGTTGCGCCCACAGTTACAGCAACTCCCGCTGGCGGTCATTGATGAAGTGATTGTCCGGGCGGGCGACTATATCGACATTGGTACGCCTTTGTTTGGCGGATCGGTTGTGCCGGTGACGGTGAAATCACTCGCATTTCCTTCCTGA
- the eutH gene encoding ethanolamine utilization protein EutH, translating into MGINEIIMYIMMFFMLIAAVDRILSQFGGSARFLGKFGKSIEGSGGQFEEGFMAMGALGLAMVGMTALAPVLAKLLGPVIIPLYEMLGANPSMFAGTLLACDMGGFFLAKELAGGDVAAWLYSGLILGAMMGPTIVFSIPVALGIIEPSDRRYLALGVLAGIVTIPIGCIAGGLVAMYSGVEINGQPVEFTFALILMNMIPVIIVAVLVALGLKFIPEKMINGFQIFAKFLVALITIGLAAAVIKFLLGWDLIPGLDPIFMAPGDTPGEVMRAIEVIGSISCVLLGAYPMVLLLTRWFEKPLMRVGSLLKINNMAAGGMVATLANNIPMFGMMKQMDTRGKVINCAFAVSAAFALGDHLGFAAANMNAMIFPMIVGKLIGGVTAIGVAMMLVPKDENVPAETEAEAQS; encoded by the coding sequence ATGGGAATTAACGAAATCATCATGTACATCATGATGTTCTTTATGCTGATTGCCGCCGTGGACAGGATCCTGTCACAGTTCGGCGGGTCAGCGCGCTTTCTCGGGAAGTTCGGCAAAAGCATCGAGGGATCCGGCGGTCAGTTCGAAGAAGGGTTTATGGCGATGGGCGCTCTGGGGCTGGCGATGGTCGGTATGACCGCGCTGGCGCCAGTGTTAGCCAAACTGCTCGGGCCGGTGATTATTCCACTGTATGAAATGCTTGGCGCCAACCCGTCCATGTTCGCCGGAACGCTGTTGGCGTGCGATATGGGCGGCTTCTTCCTCGCCAAAGAACTGGCGGGTGGCGATGTGGCGGCGTGGCTCTACTCCGGGCTGATTCTGGGGGCCATGATGGGGCCAACCATCGTGTTCTCCATCCCCGTTGCGCTGGGCATTATTGAACCGTCTGACCGCCGCTATCTGGCGCTTGGCGTGCTGGCAGGCATTGTCACCATCCCTATCGGCTGTATCGCCGGAGGGCTGGTCGCGATGTACTCGGGCGTTGAGATTAACGGACAACCGGTCGAGTTCACCTTCGCGCTGATCCTGATGAACATGATCCCGGTGATCATCGTCGCCGTGCTGGTGGCGCTGGGGCTGAAATTTATCCCGGAAAAAATGATCAACGGCTTCCAGATCTTTGCGAAATTCCTCGTCGCGCTGATCACCATTGGCCTCGCGGCGGCAGTCATCAAGTTCCTGCTGGGCTGGGACCTGATCCCCGGTCTTGACCCGATCTTCATGGCGCCAGGCGACACCCCCGGTGAAGTGATGCGCGCCATTGAAGTGATCGGTTCTATCTCCTGCGTGCTGCTCGGGGCGTATCCGATGGTGCTGTTGCTGACCCGCTGGTTTGAAAAACCGCTGATGCGCGTTGGCAGCCTGCTGAAAATCAACAATATGGCGGCAGGTGGCATGGTGGCGACGCTGGCGAACAACATCCCGATGTTCGGCATGATGAAGCAAATGGATACCCGCGGCAAAGTGATCAACTGTGCTTTCGCCGTCTCTGCGGCCTTCGCGCTGGGTGACCACTTAGGTTTCGCGGCGGCCAACATGAACGCCATGATCTTCCCGATGATTGTCGGCAAATTGATTGGCGGTGTGACGGCGATTGGCGTGGCCATGATGCTGGTGCCGAAAGATGAAAATGTCCCGGCAGAAACGGAAGCGGAGGCGCAATCGTGA
- the eutG gene encoding ethanolamine utilization ethanol dehydrogenase EutG, protein MQAELQTALFQAFDTLNLQRVKTFSVPPVTLCGLGALSSCGQEAQSRGLSHLFVMVDSFLHQAGMTASLERSLAMKGVAMTVWPCPMGEPCITDVCAAVAQLRESKCDGVVAFGGGSVLDAAKAVALLVTNPNQTLAEMTEYSALRPRLPLIAVPTTAGTGSETTNVTVIIDAATGRKQVLAHATLMPDVAILDAALTEGVPPHVTAMTGIDALTHAVEAYSALNASPFTDSLAIGAIAMIGKSLPKAVGYGHDLAARESMLLASCMAGMAFSSAGLGLCHAMAHQPGATLHIPHGQANAMLLPTVMGFNRMVCRERFSHIGRALTNKKSDDRDAINAVSELIAEVGQGKRLAEVGATPEHYSAWAQAALEDICIRSNPRTATQSEIIELYAAAQ, encoded by the coding sequence ATGCAAGCTGAATTGCAGACGGCGCTCTTTCAGGCATTCGATACCCTGAATCTGCAACGAGTGAAAACGTTCAGCGTACCGCCGGTCACGCTGTGCGGGCTCGGGGCGCTCAGTTCCTGCGGACAGGAAGCGCAATCGCGAGGCTTAAGCCATCTGTTCGTGATGGTCGACAGTTTCCTGCATCAGGCGGGGATGACCGCATCGTTAGAACGCAGTCTGGCGATGAAAGGCGTGGCGATGACCGTCTGGCCGTGTCCGATGGGCGAACCATGCATTACCGATGTTTGCGCGGCGGTCGCCCAACTGCGCGAGTCAAAATGCGACGGCGTCGTCGCTTTTGGCGGCGGTTCAGTGCTGGATGCGGCAAAAGCGGTGGCGCTGCTGGTGACCAATCCGAATCAGACGCTGGCGGAGATGACGGAATACAGCGCTTTACGTCCTCGTCTGCCGCTGATTGCCGTACCGACTACCGCCGGAACCGGATCGGAAACCACCAACGTGACGGTGATTATCGACGCGGCAACGGGGCGCAAGCAGGTGCTGGCGCATGCGACGCTGATGCCGGATGTGGCAATCCTCGACGCCGCACTGACCGAAGGCGTACCGCCCCATGTGACGGCAATGACCGGGATTGATGCGCTGACACATGCGGTTGAAGCCTACAGCGCACTGAATGCCTCGCCGTTCACCGACAGCCTGGCGATTGGCGCGATTGCGATGATCGGCAAATCGCTGCCGAAAGCGGTGGGTTACGGTCACGACCTCGCGGCGCGGGAGAGCATGCTGCTCGCCTCCTGCATGGCAGGGATGGCGTTTTCCAGCGCCGGACTGGGGCTGTGTCATGCGATGGCGCATCAACCAGGGGCCACATTACACATTCCGCACGGCCAGGCGAACGCCATGTTGTTGCCGACGGTAATGGGCTTTAACCGCATGGTGTGTCGCGAACGCTTCAGTCATATCGGGCGTGCGCTCACCAATAAGAAATCAGACGATCGCGATGCGATCAATGCCGTCAGTGAACTGATTGCTGAAGTGGGCCAGGGTAAACGGCTCGCCGAGGTTGGCGCAACACCAGAACACTACAGCGCCTGGGCGCAAGCCGCGCTGGAGGATATTTGTATTCGCAGTAACCCACGCACCGCCACGCAGAGCGAAATTATCGAGTTGTACGCGGCGGCACAATAA
- the eutJ gene encoding ethanolamine utilization protein EutJ — MARDEESWLTPRLQKAADLCNQAPATSDSPLWLGVDLGTCDVVSMVVDGDGQPVAVCLDWADVVRDGIVWDFFGAVTIVRRHLDTLEKLLGCRFTHAATSFPPGTDPRISINVLESAGLEISHVLDEPTAVADLLQLDNAGVVDIGGGTTGIAIVKRGKVTYSADEATGGHHISLTLAGNRRIPLEDAEQYKRSNAQEIWPVVKPVYEKMAEIVARHIEGQGIADLWLAGGSCMQPGVEALFRQRFPALQVHLPRHSLFMTPLAIANSGREKAEGIYAS; from the coding sequence ATGGCGCGCGACGAAGAAAGTTGGCTCACCCCAAGACTGCAAAAAGCAGCCGACCTGTGTAATCAGGCGCCTGCAACGAGCGATTCCCCACTGTGGCTGGGCGTTGACCTGGGCACCTGTGATGTGGTGTCGATGGTTGTCGACGGCGATGGACAGCCGGTTGCGGTGTGTCTTGACTGGGCTGACGTCGTGCGCGATGGCATCGTCTGGGATTTCTTCGGCGCGGTCACCATCGTGCGCCGCCATCTCGATACGCTCGAAAAGCTGCTCGGATGTCGGTTTACCCATGCGGCGACATCGTTCCCGCCGGGTACCGACCCGCGCATCTCCATCAACGTGCTGGAGTCTGCCGGACTGGAAATCAGCCATGTGCTGGATGAGCCAACGGCGGTCGCCGACCTGCTGCAACTGGATAACGCCGGTGTCGTGGATATCGGTGGCGGCACGACCGGGATTGCCATCGTTAAGCGGGGCAAGGTGACGTACTCGGCGGATGAAGCGACGGGCGGTCACCATATTTCTCTGACCCTGGCCGGAAATCGTCGCATCCCACTGGAAGACGCCGAGCAATACAAGCGCAGCAACGCGCAGGAGATCTGGCCGGTGGTGAAACCGGTCTACGAAAAAATGGCGGAGATCGTTGCCCGTCATATCGAAGGACAAGGAATAGCCGATTTATGGCTGGCGGGTGGCTCCTGTATGCAACCGGGCGTGGAGGCGTTGTTTCGCCAGCGCTTCCCGGCGCTCCAGGTGCATTTGCCCCGGCACAGCCTGTTTATGACACCGCTGGCGATCGCCAACAGCGGGAGAGAGAAAGCGGAGGGAATCTATGCAAGCTGA
- a CDS encoding aldehyde dehydrogenase family protein, which produces MNQQDIEQVVKAVLLKMKDSSQPATAVHEMGVFASLDDAVAAAKVAQQGLKSVAMRQLAIAALREAGEKHAKELAELAVAETGMGRVDDKFAKNVAQARGTPGVECLSPQVLTGDNGLTLIENAPWGVVASVTPSTNPAATVINNAISLIAAGNSVVFAPHPAAKGVSQRAITLLNQAVVAAGGPENLLVTVANPDIETAQRLFKYPGIGLLVVTGGEAVVDAARKHTNKRLIAAGAGNPPVVVDETADLARAAQSIVKGASFDNNIICADEKVLIVVDSVADELMRLMEGQQAVKLSAAQAEQLQPVLLKNIDERGKGTVSRDWVGRDATKIAAAIGLHVPEQTRLLFVETPATHPFAVTELMMPVLPVVRVANVDEAIALAVQLEGGCHHTAAMHSRNIDNMNQMANAIDTSIFVKNGPCIAGLGLGGEGWTTMTITTPTGEGVTSARTFVRLRRCVLVDAFRIV; this is translated from the coding sequence ATGAATCAACAGGATATTGAACAGGTGGTGAAAGCGGTACTGCTGAAAATGAAAGACAGCAGTCAGCCGGCGACTGCCGTTCATGAAATGGGCGTCTTTGCCTCCCTGGATGATGCCGTGGCGGCAGCAAAAGTCGCTCAGCAGGGGCTGAAGAGCGTGGCGATGCGTCAGCTTGCCATTGCGGCTCTACGTGAAGCAGGCGAAAAGCACGCCAAAGAATTAGCGGAACTTGCGGTCGCAGAGACCGGCATGGGACGCGTCGACGATAAATTTGCCAAAAACGTGGCGCAGGCGCGCGGTACACCGGGCGTGGAGTGTTTATCGCCACAGGTACTGACCGGCGATAACGGCCTGACGCTGATCGAAAATGCGCCGTGGGGCGTTGTGGCCTCAGTGACGCCATCCACTAACCCGGCGGCGACGGTGATTAATAACGCCATCAGCCTGATTGCGGCGGGTAACAGCGTCGTGTTTGCACCCCATCCGGCGGCGAAAGGGGTTTCACAACGCGCAATTACACTGCTTAACCAGGCGGTGGTCGCGGCGGGCGGCCCGGAAAACCTGCTGGTGACCGTGGCGAATCCGGATATTGAAACCGCGCAGCGGTTGTTTAAGTACCCGGGCATTGGCCTGCTGGTCGTGACCGGCGGCGAAGCGGTAGTCGACGCTGCTCGCAAGCACACCAATAAACGTCTGATTGCCGCCGGTGCCGGTAACCCGCCGGTTGTCGTCGATGAGACGGCGGATCTGGCGCGGGCCGCGCAATCCATCGTCAAAGGCGCGTCGTTTGATAACAACATCATTTGTGCTGATGAGAAGGTGCTGATTGTTGTCGACAGCGTGGCGGATGAGTTGATGCGCCTGATGGAAGGTCAGCAGGCGGTGAAACTGAGCGCCGCGCAGGCCGAACAGCTCCAGCCGGTACTGCTGAAAAATATTGATGAACGCGGCAAAGGCACCGTCAGCCGTGACTGGGTCGGACGCGACGCGACAAAAATCGCCGCCGCCATTGGTCTGCACGTTCCGGAGCAAACCCGACTGCTGTTTGTTGAAACGCCCGCCACGCATCCCTTTGCCGTCACTGAACTGATGATGCCGGTCCTGCCGGTGGTTCGGGTGGCAAACGTCGACGAGGCGATTGCGCTGGCGGTGCAACTGGAAGGCGGCTGTCACCATACCGCCGCGATGCACTCGCGCAACATCGACAACATGAACCAGATGGCAAATGCCATTGATACCAGCATCTTCGTCAAGAACGGACCGTGCATTGCCGGACTGGGGCTGGGCGGCGAAGGCTGGACCACGATGACCATCACCACGCCAACCGGGGAAGGGGTGACCAGTGCGCGCACGTTTGTGCGTCTGCGTCGCTGTGTTTTGGTGGATGCGTTTCGAATTGTATAA